From a single Collimonas pratensis genomic region:
- a CDS encoding MFS transporter produces the protein MSGTFRSLNNFNYRLWAGGALVSNIGTWMQRTAQDWIVLTQLTHNNATAVGIVMALQFGPQALLLPLTGYAADHFDRRKLLIVTQAAMGALALGLGILTVAGVVQLWQVYLFALLLGCVTAFDAPARQTFVSELVEEHELSNAVALNSTSFNAARMIGPAVAGVLIAVIGAGWVFLLNAVSFAAVLASLCLLRQDELHLRARAAPVRGSLVAGFRYIWGRPDLIAILLMFFLIGTFGLNFPIFISTMSVSVFHAGAHQYGFLSSIMALGSVTGALLAARREKPRMAFLLAGAGVFGGGLVLAALMPSYGWFALVLVLIGIAAQTFTTTANSMVQLTTEPAMRGRVMAILLALALGGTPLGAPVVGWVADTFGPRWALAVGAASGFVAAWVGIRYLKKHRQMRVRMAGGRLQFSFGQGMAAADLQSVVEAETK, from the coding sequence TTGAGCGGCACTTTCCGCTCGCTCAACAACTTCAATTATCGGTTGTGGGCCGGTGGCGCGCTGGTGTCGAATATCGGCACCTGGATGCAGCGCACCGCCCAGGACTGGATCGTCCTGACCCAGCTCACCCACAATAATGCCACCGCTGTCGGCATCGTGATGGCGCTGCAGTTCGGGCCGCAGGCGCTGCTGCTGCCGCTGACCGGCTACGCCGCCGATCATTTCGACCGCCGCAAGCTGCTGATCGTGACCCAGGCCGCGATGGGCGCACTGGCGCTGGGGCTGGGGATTCTGACCGTGGCCGGCGTGGTGCAACTGTGGCAGGTCTATCTGTTCGCCTTGCTGCTGGGCTGCGTCACCGCCTTCGATGCGCCGGCGCGCCAGACCTTCGTCTCGGAACTGGTGGAGGAGCACGAACTGTCGAACGCGGTGGCCTTGAACTCGACCTCGTTCAACGCTGCACGCATGATCGGCCCGGCTGTTGCCGGCGTCCTCATCGCGGTGATCGGCGCCGGCTGGGTATTCCTGCTGAATGCCGTCTCGTTTGCCGCGGTGCTGGCTTCGCTCTGCCTGCTGCGGCAGGACGAGCTGCATCTGCGGGCCCGTGCTGCGCCCGTGCGCGGCAGCCTGGTGGCAGGTTTCCGTTATATATGGGGGCGGCCCGACCTGATAGCCATCTTGCTGATGTTTTTCCTGATTGGCACTTTCGGACTGAATTTCCCCATCTTCATTTCAACCATGTCGGTCAGCGTATTCCACGCCGGCGCCCACCAGTATGGTTTCCTGTCGTCCATCATGGCGCTGGGATCGGTTACCGGCGCACTGCTTGCCGCGCGTCGCGAGAAGCCACGCATGGCCTTTTTGCTGGCCGGCGCTGGCGTCTTTGGCGGCGGCCTGGTGCTGGCGGCGCTGATGCCAAGCTACGGCTGGTTTGCGCTGGTGCTGGTGCTGATCGGCATCGCTGCACAGACCTTCACCACCACCGCCAACAGCATGGTGCAACTGACCACCGAGCCCGCCATGCGCGGGCGGGTGATGGCGATCCTGCTGGCGCTGGCCCTGGGCGGCACGCCGCTGGGGGCGCCGGTGGTAGGCTGGGTGGCGGATACTTTCGGTCCGCGCTGGGCGCTGGCGGTTGGCGCCGCTTCCGGCTTCGTGGCGGCGTGGGTCGGCATCCGTTATCTCAAGAAGCACCGCCAGATGCGCGTGCGCATGGCTGGCGGAAGGCTGCAGTTCAGCTTTGGTCAAGGCATGGCCGCCGCCGATCTGCAATCCGTGGTTGAGGCGGAGACCAAGTAA
- a CDS encoding cytochrome-c peroxidase has translation MKRYSTLFLIIATVLLALAACDRAAPTASAASVAPAAAPVVAAVPAAVPVAVLVYSAAPAAGHAVELSAVAQLGKKIFFDPSLSGSGKLACASCHSPDHAYAPPNNLAVQLGGPKLERQGLRAVPSLRYLEHTPIFTIGPNSSVPDSDTVAAAPVTGADIKVAAVAKSSQPNAALLAAEANVPMGGLDWDGRADTLQSQAQGPFLDPNEMDNKSSASLLDKLRHAPYADDLRKLFGANVFDNSGLALSEALFALGRFQMEDPSFHPYDSKYDYYLAGQAKLSAQESRGLKLFEDPKKGNCASCHIDKPSRDGMFPPAFTDYQFEALAGPRNRELAANRDPAHYDLGLCGPMRGDYKQQASYCGLFKTPTLRNSASRGALFHNGVFKNLEDLLHFYVERETDPGKWYPKRKDGSIEKYDDLPPRYKKNVDVVDAPFDRKQGEQPALNDDEIKDMVVFLKTLNDGYQAGAGQASAAR, from the coding sequence ATGAAACGCTACTCCACCCTGTTTTTGATAATCGCCACTGTGCTGCTGGCATTGGCTGCCTGCGACCGCGCCGCACCGACAGCATCGGCGGCATCTGTAGCGCCAGCCGCAGCGCCTGTCGTCGCCGCTGTACCTGCCGCTGTGCCTGTCGCAGTACTTGTTTATAGCGCCGCTCCCGCCGCCGGCCACGCGGTAGAGCTGAGCGCGGTCGCCCAGCTTGGCAAGAAAATATTCTTCGACCCTTCCCTGTCCGGCTCCGGCAAGCTGGCCTGCGCTTCCTGCCACAGCCCGGACCACGCCTATGCGCCGCCCAACAACCTGGCGGTGCAGCTCGGCGGCCCCAAGCTGGAACGCCAGGGCTTGCGCGCGGTGCCCTCGCTGCGCTACCTGGAACACACGCCGATCTTCACCATCGGCCCTAACAGCTCGGTGCCGGACAGTGACACCGTTGCCGCAGCGCCTGTCACCGGCGCCGATATCAAGGTCGCCGCGGTGGCCAAGAGCAGCCAGCCGAACGCAGCGCTGCTGGCGGCGGAAGCCAATGTGCCGATGGGCGGGCTGGACTGGGATGGCCGCGCCGATACCTTGCAAAGCCAGGCGCAGGGGCCCTTCCTGGATCCCAATGAAATGGACAACAAGAGCTCGGCCAGTCTGCTGGATAAATTGCGGCATGCACCCTATGCCGATGATTTGCGCAAGCTGTTCGGCGCCAATGTCTTCGACAATTCCGGCCTGGCGCTGAGCGAAGCCTTGTTTGCCCTCGGCCGTTTCCAGATGGAGGATCCCAGTTTTCATCCCTACGATAGCAAGTACGACTACTATCTCGCCGGCCAGGCCAAGCTGAGCGCGCAGGAAAGCCGTGGCCTCAAGCTGTTCGAGGATCCGAAGAAAGGTAATTGCGCCTCCTGCCATATCGACAAGCCTTCGCGCGACGGCATGTTCCCGCCTGCTTTCACCGATTACCAGTTCGAAGCGCTGGCCGGCCCGCGCAATCGGGAGCTGGCGGCCAATCGCGATCCCGCTCATTACGACCTCGGCCTGTGCGGACCGATGCGCGGCGACTACAAGCAGCAAGCATCTTATTGCGGCCTGTTCAAGACGCCGACCCTGCGCAACAGTGCCAGCCGCGGCGCGTTGTTCCACAACGGCGTGTTCAAGAACCTGGAAGATCTGCTGCACTTCTATGTCGAGCGCGAAACCGATCCCGGCAAGTGGTATCCGAAACGCAAGGATGGCAGTATCGAAAAATACGATGACCTGCCGCCGCGCTACAAGAAAAATGTCGACGTGGTGGATGCGCCGTTCGACCGCAAGCAGGGCGAGCAGCCGGCCCTGAATGACGATGAGATCAAGGACATGGTGGTTTTCCTGAAAACCTTGAACGACGGTTATCAGGCTGGTGCCGGGCAGGCTAGCGCTGCCAGATAA
- a CDS encoding phospholipase C — translation MNKNMMKAIPAALLLAGLAACSGSSNNSLTSTPISAQDAAATATPIKHVVVIFGENISFDHYFGTYPNATNPSGEPAFTAASGTPAVAGLTPALLTANPNATNTTNGTGAANPFRLDRAQALTADQNHGYTAEQNAFNGGAMDLFPKNTGTASSGTGTGPFYTKGLVMGYYDGNTVTALWNYAQHFAMNDNSFDTVFGPSTPGALNLISGQTNGVTQIVGSNSSALIADGQGGKTMISDIDPSADTCSSATSTATMSGKNIGDLLNAKNVSWGWFEGGFDLTAVNANGTTGCARSSYSAILGGYTTDYIPHHQPFQYYASTANPKHVRPSSVAAIGTSNDGGANHQYDTNDFFSAVTAGNFPSVSFLKAQGYQDGHAGYSNPLDEQAFVTKVVNFLQQQPDWANTVVIMAYDDSDGWYDHVSKVVNGSTTTADTLNGASTCGSGTPLNGINGTPVQGRCGYGPRLPLLVVSPYAKANFVDHTLTDQSSILRFVEDNWLGGTRIGQGSFDAVAGSIQNMFDFTSGGKTPKLTLDPTTGLSS, via the coding sequence ATGAATAAGAATATGATGAAAGCCATCCCGGCGGCCCTGCTGCTTGCCGGCCTGGCAGCCTGCAGCGGCTCCAGCAACAATAGTCTCACCAGCACCCCGATCAGTGCGCAAGATGCCGCGGCAACCGCCACGCCGATCAAGCACGTGGTGGTGATCTTCGGCGAGAACATCTCTTTCGACCATTACTTCGGCACTTATCCGAACGCCACCAACCCAAGTGGCGAACCGGCGTTCACCGCCGCCAGCGGCACGCCGGCCGTGGCCGGACTGACGCCGGCGCTGCTCACCGCCAATCCGAACGCGACTAATACTACTAACGGCACCGGCGCCGCCAACCCGTTCCGCCTGGACCGCGCGCAAGCGCTGACCGCTGACCAGAACCATGGCTATACTGCGGAACAGAACGCCTTCAACGGTGGCGCCATGGATCTGTTCCCGAAAAATACCGGCACCGCCTCCAGTGGCACCGGCACCGGTCCGTTCTACACCAAGGGTCTGGTGATGGGCTACTACGACGGCAACACGGTCACGGCGCTGTGGAACTATGCCCAGCACTTCGCCATGAACGACAATTCCTTCGACACCGTGTTCGGCCCGTCGACGCCTGGCGCGCTGAACCTGATCTCCGGCCAGACCAATGGCGTGACGCAAATCGTCGGCAGCAACAGCTCGGCCTTGATCGCCGACGGCCAGGGCGGCAAGACCATGATCAGCGATATCGATCCGTCTGCCGACACCTGTTCCTCCGCGACCAGCACCGCCACCATGAGCGGCAAGAACATCGGCGACCTGCTGAACGCGAAAAACGTCAGCTGGGGCTGGTTTGAAGGCGGCTTCGACCTCACCGCGGTCAACGCCAACGGCACCACCGGCTGCGCCCGCAGTTCCTATTCGGCGATACTCGGCGGCTATACCACTGACTACATTCCGCATCACCAGCCATTCCAGTACTACGCGTCGACCGCCAATCCGAAACATGTGCGTCCCAGCTCGGTGGCGGCGATCGGCACCAGCAACGACGGCGGCGCCAATCACCAGTATGACACCAACGATTTCTTCAGCGCGGTCACTGCCGGCAATTTCCCTTCCGTCAGCTTCCTCAAGGCCCAAGGCTATCAGGATGGCCACGCCGGCTACTCCAATCCGCTGGATGAACAGGCGTTCGTGACCAAGGTCGTCAACTTCCTGCAGCAGCAGCCTGACTGGGCCAACACCGTCGTGATCATGGCTTACGACGATTCCGATGGCTGGTATGACCATGTTTCCAAGGTCGTCAACGGTTCGACCACCACTGCCGACACCTTGAACGGCGCCAGCACTTGCGGCAGCGGCACGCCGCTCAACGGCATCAACGGCACGCCGGTGCAAGGCCGCTGCGGCTATGGCCCACGCCTTCCTTTGCTGGTGGTCTCGCCATACGCCAAGGCCAACTTTGTCGACCATACACTGACGGACCAGTCTTCGATCCTGCGCTTTGTGGAAGACAACTGGCTCGGCGGCACGCGTATCGGCCAAGGCTCGTTCGATGCAGTAGCTGGTTCGATCCAGAACATGTTCGACTTCACCAGCGGCGGCAAGACGCCTAAGCTGACCCTCGATCCGACCACTGGCCTTTCCAGCTGA
- a CDS encoding efflux RND transporter periplasmic adaptor subunit, protein MGKILSGRNGSGFPLGKAGFWLGLIVLLAAAGAAYYWWAGMRARPQYVTAGVTMGDIERSVNVTGSINPRVTVQVGSYVSGTIKSLSCDYNTEVKAGQICAKIDPSTFQVAVDQNAAQLNSSKAQLRKDQAALVYAKGVFERDGKLLSDGIVAQEIVDNDSNVFKQANAQLDLDQAAIVAQEASLKSAKVNLGYTDIVSPVTGTVLTRSVDVGQTVASSLQTPTLFLIGKDLNKMQVDANVSEADVGRIKPDQDVSFSVQAYPDKTFEGTVKQIRRGPITVQNVVTYDVVVEVDNPELLLFPGMTADAEIVTDSRENVLRIPLAAVRFTPERTGRSVDAGRDGSRGAERGAERDGNRNGKDGAIRRDVAGAWAGRGGEQGGQRRWERNGDTDHAHADQGGKQSKDAKTDDKRDDAEAPAADQVQAAPRKRARVWVLRDGEPHLVRIQTGLDDGELVEVVKGDLKAGDKVIIKEVRAVEAKSTPVQSPFAHTGRRGPGRP, encoded by the coding sequence GTGGGTAAAATTTTGTCGGGCCGGAACGGCTCAGGTTTTCCGCTCGGGAAGGCTGGGTTCTGGCTGGGATTGATCGTACTGCTGGCAGCGGCAGGCGCAGCTTATTACTGGTGGGCCGGGATGCGCGCCAGGCCGCAGTATGTGACGGCTGGGGTAACCATGGGCGACATAGAGCGCTCCGTCAATGTCACCGGCTCCATCAATCCGCGCGTGACGGTGCAGGTCGGTTCCTACGTCTCGGGCACCATCAAATCGCTCTCTTGCGACTACAACACGGAAGTCAAGGCCGGGCAGATCTGCGCCAAGATCGATCCTTCCACTTTCCAGGTGGCGGTCGACCAGAACGCCGCCCAGCTCAACAGCAGCAAAGCGCAATTGCGCAAGGATCAGGCGGCGCTGGTGTACGCCAAGGGAGTGTTCGAGCGCGACGGCAAACTGCTATCGGACGGCATCGTGGCGCAGGAAATCGTCGACAATGACAGCAATGTCTTCAAGCAGGCCAACGCCCAGCTGGACCTCGATCAGGCTGCCATCGTGGCGCAGGAAGCCTCGCTCAAATCGGCTAAGGTCAACCTTGGCTATACCGATATCGTCTCGCCGGTGACCGGCACGGTGCTGACGCGCAGCGTCGATGTAGGCCAGACCGTTGCCTCCAGCCTGCAAACCCCGACCCTGTTCCTGATCGGCAAAGATTTGAACAAGATGCAGGTCGACGCCAACGTCAGCGAGGCCGACGTCGGCCGCATCAAGCCCGACCAGGATGTCAGCTTCTCGGTGCAAGCCTACCCGGACAAGACCTTTGAAGGCACGGTCAAGCAGATCCGCCGCGGACCGATCACGGTGCAGAACGTGGTCACCTACGATGTCGTGGTCGAGGTAGACAATCCCGAGCTGCTGCTGTTTCCAGGCATGACTGCCGACGCTGAAATCGTCACCGATTCACGTGAAAACGTTTTGCGCATACCGCTGGCGGCGGTGCGCTTCACCCCCGAGCGGACCGGGCGCAGCGTCGACGCCGGCAGGGACGGCAGCCGTGGCGCTGAACGCGGTGCCGAGCGCGACGGCAACCGCAACGGCAAGGATGGCGCCATCCGGCGCGACGTCGCAGGAGCATGGGCCGGCCGTGGCGGCGAACAAGGCGGGCAGCGCCGCTGGGAGCGCAATGGCGATACAGATCACGCGCATGCGGACCAGGGCGGAAAACAGAGTAAAGACGCCAAGACGGATGACAAGCGGGACGATGCCGAAGCGCCGGCCGCCGATCAAGTGCAGGCTGCGCCCAGGAAGCGTGCCCGGGTCTGGGTATTGCGCGACGGCGAACCGCATCTGGTGCGTATCCAGACTGGACTGGACGATGGCGAACTGGTTGAAGTAGTCAAGGGCGATCTCAAGGCAGGCGATAAAGTGATCATCAAGGAAGTGCGCGCGGTTGAAGCCAAGAGTACGCCGGTGCAATCGCCCTTCGCCCACACTGGCCGGCGCGGGCCGGGCAGGCCATGA
- a CDS encoding ABC transporter permease, translating to MKAALSDAVAAPPQRDLVIDVRNLTRTYQLGAQEVHALRGVSMAIERGEFVAIMGASGSGKSTLMNLIGCLDQTSGGTYLLEGVDIAALDEQTLAKIRSRRIGFVFQSFNLLPRTTAAENVALPLFYSGQLADGAHRVQQTLSLLGLGERLDNRPNQLSGGQQQRVALARALINQPAILLADEPTGNLDSTTANEIMGTLRDLNREQGLTVVLVTHEQEMADFADRIITLRDGLVLSDIRKEAPSVLPPPRPALRPPAALAGPSGLGAGELLSFLAMAFVAAFSAIGRNKLRSALTMLGIFIGVCALIIMLAVGEGARAAVQAQLKSLGTDLLIVLPGSSRGGGVRGGSGSASSLKVADGAAILEEDPAVAVISYVNRQSAQLENGDENWSTSVQGVTPSYLTIRNWGLSAGRLISEIDEREGRTVCILGQTVVDNLFGEGQDPIGATVIVKNVPMEVIGVLAVKGHSASGQDQDDVALIPFRTSQVRVLGVAQPSTAMTQGGTVYPAPPNPFNIQAKLQGFVQTMYIQARSAAEVKTALQQVTQTLERRHRIKPEQSDDFSVRDLTEIAEVADENSRVMELLLAAIASISLLVGGIGIMNILLVSVTERTREIGIRMAIGARRFHVLLQFLIEATLLSLIGGGAGVLAGIVASKVIAHVAGWPTLLHTTVIIGAFCFSAGIGMFFGFYPARKASLLNPIDALRYE from the coding sequence ATGAAGGCGGCGCTCAGTGACGCCGTCGCAGCGCCCCCGCAGCGCGACCTGGTGATCGACGTCCGCAACCTGACCCGCACTTATCAGTTGGGGGCGCAAGAGGTGCATGCTCTGCGCGGCGTCAGCATGGCGATCGAGCGCGGGGAATTTGTCGCCATCATGGGCGCTTCCGGATCCGGTAAATCGACCCTGATGAATCTGATCGGCTGCCTCGACCAGACCAGCGGCGGCACCTATCTTCTGGAAGGCGTGGATATCGCCGCGCTGGATGAACAGACGCTGGCCAAGATCCGCAGCCGTCGCATCGGCTTCGTGTTCCAGAGCTTCAACCTGCTGCCACGTACCACCGCCGCCGAGAACGTGGCCTTGCCGCTGTTTTACTCCGGCCAGCTGGCGGACGGCGCCCATAGGGTACAGCAAACGCTGAGCCTGCTGGGACTCGGCGAACGGCTGGATAACCGCCCCAATCAATTATCTGGCGGCCAGCAGCAGCGGGTGGCGCTGGCGCGCGCGCTGATCAACCAGCCCGCCATTTTGCTGGCTGATGAGCCGACCGGTAATCTCGATTCCACCACCGCCAACGAAATCATGGGCACCTTGCGCGACCTCAACCGCGAACAGGGCCTGACCGTGGTCCTGGTGACGCATGAACAGGAAATGGCGGATTTCGCCGACCGCATCATCACGCTGCGCGACGGCCTGGTGCTTTCCGATATCCGCAAGGAAGCGCCGTCGGTCCTGCCCCCGCCTAGGCCGGCGCTGCGGCCGCCAGCAGCGCTGGCTGGGCCGTCAGGATTGGGCGCCGGTGAGTTGCTGTCCTTCCTGGCTATGGCTTTTGTCGCGGCCTTTAGCGCCATCGGCCGCAACAAGCTGCGCTCGGCCCTGACCATGCTCGGCATTTTCATCGGCGTCTGCGCCCTGATCATCATGCTGGCGGTGGGCGAGGGCGCCAGGGCGGCGGTGCAGGCGCAATTGAAAAGCCTGGGCACCGATCTGCTGATTGTGCTGCCGGGCTCGTCGCGCGGCGGCGGCGTGCGCGGCGGCTCCGGCAGCGCCTCATCGTTGAAGGTGGCGGACGGCGCCGCCATCCTGGAAGAAGATCCGGCAGTGGCGGTGATCAGCTACGTCAACCGGCAATCGGCGCAGCTGGAGAATGGCGATGAAAACTGGTCGACCAGCGTCCAGGGCGTGACGCCCAGCTACCTGACTATCCGCAACTGGGGCTTGTCGGCGGGACGCCTGATCAGCGAAATCGATGAACGCGAAGGGCGCACCGTGTGCATCCTGGGCCAGACCGTGGTCGACAACCTGTTTGGCGAAGGACAGGATCCGATAGGCGCCACTGTGATCGTCAAGAATGTGCCGATGGAAGTGATCGGCGTGCTGGCGGTCAAGGGCCATTCCGCCTCCGGCCAGGACCAGGACGACGTCGCGCTGATCCCGTTCCGCACTTCTCAGGTCCGGGTGCTGGGCGTGGCGCAGCCATCCACCGCCATGACCCAGGGCGGCACCGTGTATCCGGCGCCGCCGAACCCGTTCAACATCCAGGCCAAATTGCAAGGTTTCGTGCAAACCATGTATATCCAGGCGCGCAGCGCCGCCGAGGTCAAGACCGCCTTGCAGCAGGTGACGCAGACACTGGAGCGGCGCCATCGCATCAAGCCCGAGCAGAGCGACGATTTCAGTGTGCGCGACTTGACCGAGATTGCCGAAGTGGCCGATGAAAACAGCCGCGTGATGGAATTGCTGCTGGCGGCGATCGCCTCGATCTCCTTGCTGGTGGGCGGCATCGGCATCATGAACATCCTGCTGGTGTCGGTCACCGAACGCACCCGCGAAATCGGCATCCGCATGGCGATCGGCGCGCGCCGCTTCCATGTGCTGCTGCAGTTCCTGATCGAGGCTACCTTGCTGAGCCTGATCGGCGGCGGCGCAGGCGTGCTGGCCGGCATCGTGGCCTCCAAGGTTATCGCCCATGTGGCCGGCTGGCCGACCTTGCTGCATACCACCGTCATCATCGGCGCTTTCTGCTTTTCGGCCGGCATCGGCATGTTCTTTGGCTTCTACCCGGCGCGCAAGGCCTCGCTGCTCAATCCTATCGACGCATTACGCTATGAATAA